ctgcctgtggctcccagctggggagggagccagcagatgcaagacaggtttctgtcactcttccttcccAATGAAGCTTTTAACAGAGTACCCTCTACTTTCCTTTGATATTCATATTGCTATCtgggatttctttatttgtatctGTCAAGGTTGCCTGTCCGCAACACCTGATTTTCCACTCTGATGCTCCTTTGTGTTTGGCTAGAAATGTCAACAAATAGGGTGGGGCAAAATGAACCTGGGCTGTCAGAGGGAAACCGAACTCTGGGATTTGGTGAGCTGAGTGCTGATTGGATTCGAACCTTGCTCAGGTATAAAGCCGGAAGCGCGGAGAGATGGAGCCTCATTGGGACTGCAGCGGCCACGGGAATCCACCTCTCTCTGAGTCCTAGAGTGTGTTCCCCTGCATCAGGATTTCGTCCACGGCAGGTAGCTCAATTTCTTATTCTGTTAGACCGTATTTGAGACCTGTGCTTTAGAGAAAGTCCTTATGCCAAAAGTGTTTCAGACTCAATTGGAACTTTAAAAACGCATTTGGGAGACGTTTAGCATTGCCACCTATGGTATCCTAATAAGCTTTATATGCATTTTCTTATTATCTTGTAAAGTTTACTCCTCGGTTGTTTCTTTTTGTACAAAAAATAATCTTCGATTCTTGTCATCAGCCGTGTTAGTTGTACTGTTGATCATCATTGCTTCTATTTATCGCgttttggaaattttctttttctttgacgcTAATTCATTGACACGCTTGTGGAGTACCTAACTCACTATTTCCAAGCTTGTTTTTCTTCATCCAGTGGCCCCTCTCCTTTAGCTGGGTGCTTATTTAACCTTCAAATCTGACAGTAACATCGCCATTGCAATTCTGTTTGGCTTGATGGTACCTCAGTGATGATTTTCACCATTTATGATAAAGTATTTTtcgttctttttaaaattttttaagatttctttatttacttgagaggcagagttacctatGGACAGagaggatggacagagagagaggtcttctatctgctccttcactccccatAAGGCTACAACCCGGGAGTTGGGCAGATGGGAaggcaagagctaggagctttgtTGCCGCCTTCCAAcctgcgagtgcagggcccaagcctttgtgccatcttctgctgtttcccaggccaatggcagggaactggattggaagtggagcggttcTCGAACCGCCGACCATATTGTTGCCAGCAGGCAGGAGAGGTAACCCGctcccacagcaccggcctctctctctctctctctctctctctctctctctctttttaactgaGGCTGATTTAGCGAAGAAGAAAGTGGCGGGAAGAGGCAGGGCTAGGGGTCAGGAGGTGGCAGTGCCGGGCAAGCACTGGGCTGAGGACCTCATACGGGGGCGGTGGAGGGAACACCTGGTGCGGACGCAGGGGTTCTGCAGTGGGCgtcgtggggtggggtgggagaaggTCGTGGGGCCTTGCAGGTCAGGGCGCTGTGGCCCTTGaaggaacagctggagctgcgtccctgccagccatggcagcGAGGGCTCGCGGCATTGGTGCGAccgctggggggcagcagggagcagtCTGTGTAGGGCTCCAGACTAGCGGAGTAggccaggacttgggccctgcagcacTGCTCCTGCATGCCATGCACCAGGTGAGCCGGTGGCCCTCGCGCCAGCAGCGCCACGTCCTTGCCGCTGTGCGTCTGCCCACGGCTGCCAGCTGCTGGTACGCGGGGGTACCTGCTCTGAGTCTCGTTCAGGTCTCGGCGGCTGCCCCCTCTCAGAGCTTAGCCCAGATCTTAGCCCTGCAGCATGGAGGTGTAGTTCTTGCCGTCCAAGGCCTTGCTCGGAGCCAGCGCAGATGGAGCTGCCCCTCAGTGTGTAGCCCCCAAAGGAGAAGATGGGGGGTGGTTGGCGGTGACCGGGGTCAGCCTGTCCAGCTCGCTGGTGAGCTGGCCGCCCTCTCAATGGCAGTCTCAGTGAGCGCCTGATGAGCTATGCCTGGTGGTGACGTGCTCGCGTTGGTCCCCTCCACAAAGAGGAAGAAACCAAGGGGGTTCTGGCTCATTAGGTGCACGGCAGCCTTGGTCGGACCATCAGGGAGGGGTCCTGCTGGGGCTCTCCTTCTGTCTCATATTTCATGTCTGAGGGTTCAAAGAGACCCATGAGGTGGGTCACCCTGGAGCCCTGAGCCACCTGCATGAGCTCTGCGTGGTTCTGCACCTACTGTACCCCTGCTGCTTTGTCAGCCACTCCTCCTGCACCAGGTTCTGCCCATCAAACCTGGTCCCATTCAGGCTGGAGTCACTTGGGTACTCAGGGCATGGGGTCCCCCTTAGGAAACATGAACTTGCGCCCCCGCCCAGGATCTTGTTGATGTCCGTGTTGGAGACCACATGTGTGGCggtgtcctggcagctctgctgcaGCCCCGAGGCAGGCAGTGGCACCAGCACCGAGTACCAGTTGTGGTTCACAGTGAGCACCTGTGTTCTGCTGGTGAGGTGTGCTGCACTGGGTGGTGTCACCACCCCCACCCACTTCCCTCCTTGGCCCTGTACGTCCCCGAGAGAGCACCACATTGCCCTGGATTGTGTTGTACTGGTCGTAACCAGGCCAATGGTCTTTACATTGGCCTTGACCACGCACAGGtaggctgtggctgtgccagcACTCTCTGGCACCTATTGTCCATGTGGAGGTCTTGGATGGAGCAGGTGTGGGAAGTGGCCCATGGCAGAAGGTATCTCGGGCCCCAAGATCCCCTCATCTGCCCCTTAAGGACCATGTGGCTGTCACTATGGAAACCCCCATCCCGGCTCCCAGGAAGAGGATGGGGTTCTTGGTGGCCGTCTGGATGGGGTGCATCTTCCTGATGGCAGCCAGGGCCTCCTTTGCCTCTTGATTCCAGAAGTCTGGGCAGGCTGAGGCCTCAGGCTCAGCAGTGGTGACAGCagtgggagcagccaggccccCTGCAGGTCTGGATGGTGTCGATGCGGCCAGCCCAGGACACCGGGCCTCCCCTCCTCCATTCTTTATTGTAGTTTAGTGTGTAGATTTGCTTGAGGACCTTCTGACATAGTGGGGTGAGGAGTTACCAGGGATCAGGACAGACCTCAGAGACAGTGAATCTCCTGACTAAGCCAGGACATGGGTGAGGAGCCTGCTCGACCAGGAGATTGCCCTGTTGGCCTGGGCAAAATTCGTGTCCATAGTGAAGTCCTGCTATTGAATTAACAAGCCTGGGAGGTGAACCTCCCATTTCTTCTAAAGTTCAGTGTGTGTTACTGCTTCACCTATAAATGAAGCCACttcaaaaaaaaagcagaggggcCAACGAGTAGcttaggaggttaagcctctgtgtggCAAAGCAGCCCGTATGGGCTCAGGTTCATGTACTGGCAGCTCtattgcaatccagctccctgctgaccgcctgggaaagcagtggaagatggtccaagtgcttggaccactgcaccttCCTGGggcacccggaagaagctccaggctttgagtTCCACTCTGACTGTTGTGTCTACTTGGGGATTGAAtaggcagatggaggacctccctctaTGTTtttctcactctatctctctgtgtgtctgtcattctgtctctcaaatgaataaatcaatctttacaaAAGAGAGACTACGTTGAGAAGATACTCCTGTCTTGCAGCCATGATGTCTGAGAGCTCCGGCCCCCAGAACCCCAGCTGCCACATCATGACCTTCTACCCAACCATGGAGGAGTTTATGGACTTCAACCACTTTATCGCTCAGATGGAATCTCAGGGTGCACATCGAGCAGGCCTGGCCAAGGTCATCCCACCCAAGGAGTGGAAGGCCAGACAGAGCTACGATGACATGGATGACTTCTTGATAGCCCGCCCCCTCCAGCAGGTGGCCTATGGCGGGGCAGGTGTCTTTACTCaacaccaaaaaaagaagaaagccatGACCCTGAGACAGTACCGCCAACTGGCCACCAGCACAAAATACCAGACCCCAGCGCACCTGACTTTTGAAGAGTTGGGGCAAAAGTATTGGAAGAGCCGTGCCTATGGTGCCCCGATCTACGGCGCTGACATCAGCGGCTCTCTGTTTGATGAGAACACGGCACACTGGAACCTCAGGCGCCTGGGCTCGCCTCTGGACCTGCTGGCACAGGAGTGCGGCGTGGTCATCGAGGGAGTCAACACGCCCTACCTGTACTTTGGCATGTGGAAGACCACGTTCGCCTGGCACACGGAGGACATGGATCTGTACAGCATCAATTACCTGCACTTCGGGGAGCCCAAAACGTGGTACGCGGTGCCCCCGGAGCACGGGCGGCGCCTGGAACGCCTGGCCGGGCAGCTGTTCCCGGGCAGTTCCCGCAGCTGCCAGGCCTTCCTGCGGCACAAGGTGGCCCTCATCTCGCCCAGCGTCCTGCGGCAGAATGGCATCCCCTTCCGCCGCGTCACTCAGCAGGCTGGCGAGTTCATGGTCACCTTTCCCTACGGCTACCACGCGGGCTTCAACCACGGCTTCAACTGCGCCGAAGCCATCAATTTCGCCACCCCGCGCTGGATCGAGTATGGCAAAGTGGCCTCTCAGTGCAGCTGCGGGAAGGCCAGGGTCACCTTTGACATGGACCCCTTCGTTCGTATCCTGCAACCCGAGCGCTATGAGCTGTGGAAGAAGTCGCTAGCCCGTTTGGGTGTGGACAAGAATCAAAATATGCGGGAGCTGACCACTGGCAGCAAGGTGCAAGCAACAGGCAGACGCGCGCCAGGCATAAGGCACCGCAAGAGGCATCGGGCTCGATGCCCTAGACAGCCTGTGGAGGAAGGTGATGGGAGCGGCCAGTCCACCGCCGTGGGTCCTGTGTCGGTGCAAGTCTTGTGTGCTAGAGTCACTGCAGgccagcctggggctgctggtgCTAGCAGCTCCTGGAAGCCTGATTGGGTACCATTGGAGACCCCCGGTCTACTCAGCCCAGGTCCTCGTGCCTTCACTGGTAGACGTGGTCGCGGTTGTGGGCGTCGTTCTCAGCACTTGGAGGCTCAACAGCCTATCCTGCAGGTTCCAACCAAGACGCTGGTCTTCTCGGGTGCTGCACACAGAGCTCCCGGTGCAGAGGCCCAGTCCCTGCTGGAGCATGGGGTTTTGATGGTGAACGCAGCTCCCGTGACCCCTGAGCTCCAGCCTCTTTCCAAGGCTTCTGGATGTTGCTGTGCCCCCGATCTTCAGCCCTTGGGGCCCCCATTGGATTCCGACCATCCAATGCACCCTGGCCCTTGCCTGCTCTCCTTGGACCACATTCCAGTGGATCTCCCTGACACCGTGCCACCGACATCACCCAGTAGTACCATGCCTCGGAGAAGGTTTCCCACAGACACTGCTAGGGACTGGGCTGCTCTTGGGAATGTTGTGAGGATGGATCACTCTTATACCTCTAGGAGTCTGGATGCAGCCAGTGTCCCTGACTGTGATCCCCTGGAACCAGAAACACCAGAGGGAGCAGCACCCTTGAGTCCCGAAGATATTTTTGCCTTTAATGGATGCTCTTAATCTTCTGAGCCCATGGCTGCTGAAGATGTTGCCCAATGTGACACTAACCTTAGGGAGAGGAAGGTTCCAGCCACGTGGTGATTCTGGCCCAGTGCAGACCTTTGACCTCCAAGAACTGATACATTTCCATGGCTTCCCGATGCTTTCTCCTACGATGACAAGCTGGAGGGCTCCCAGTGGCCACTGAGGAGAACCTCACCACCCTATAGGCTGCCAGAGTTGCTCTCAGGGACACTCAGCCCAGTCCTGAGCGTGGAGGTGCCTGTGCTTCCTACCATGGCATCCACCTTTTCCTAGTGTCCCCCCTGCCGTGCTGTGCCTCCAGCCCCACCATCTGTTTAGCCAGCACTGGACGATGCTGAGAATCTGACTGAACTTCTTCATCCCCAAGTTGCATCTGGACTTGTAGTCACTGACCCTGGCCTCCTCTGGCTATTGACATGACCCAGAGGGAAGTGACCTCACACTCCTGCTGctgtgcctccccccaccctcccaccactgCTCAGGCAAGACTTTTAACCAGCTGAGTCTACCAACTAGGAAATCTTTGTAACTTTACTGATTTTAAGAAATTTGTTATTCCTGGTGTGTATCTGCAATACCAAGAAGTATAAATCcttacaatatatttttttaaaatcagaattgtAATGAGTAAAGCTACAacaggcatctcacatgggcgctggttcgagtcccagctgctccacttgtgatccagc
This window of the Lepus europaeus isolate LE1 chromosome 7, mLepTim1.pri, whole genome shotgun sequence genome carries:
- the LOC133763880 gene encoding lysine-specific demethylase 4D-like yields the protein MMSESSGPQNPSCHIMTFYPTMEEFMDFNHFIAQMESQGAHRAGLAKVIPPKEWKARQSYDDMDDFLIARPLQQVAYGGAGVFTQHQKKKKAMTLRQYRQLATSTKYQTPAHLTFEELGQKYWKSRAYGAPIYGADISGSLFDENTAHWNLRRLGSPLDLLAQECGVVIEGVNTPYLYFGMWKTTFAWHTEDMDLYSINYLHFGEPKTWYAVPPEHGRRLERLAGQLFPGSSRSCQAFLRHKVALISPSVLRQNGIPFRRVTQQAGEFMVTFPYGYHAGFNHGFNCAEAINFATPRWIEYGKVASQCSCGKARVTFDMDPFVRILQPERYELWKKSLARLGVDKNQNMRELTTGSKVQATGRRAPGIRHRKRHRARCPRQPVEEGDGSGQSTAVGPVSVQVLCARVTAGQPGAAGASSSWKPDWVPLETPGLLSPGPRAFTGRRGRGCGRRSQHLEAQQPILQVPTKTLVFSGAAHRAPGAEAQSLLEHGVLMVNAAPVTPELQPLSKASGCCCAPDLQPLGPPLDSDHPMHPGPCLLSLDHIPVDLPDTVPPTSPSSTMPRRRFPTDTARDWAALGNVVRMDHSYTSRSLDAASVPDCDPLEPETPEGAAPLSPEDIFAFNGCS